The Anabas testudineus chromosome 5, fAnaTes1.2, whole genome shotgun sequence region TAGGGGGAGGACGGTGGAAAAACCTTTATTCGAAAGAGAGCAAGTGTAAGTTGTTCCCTCACTGGTAACTAGGCAGGGACGGCTGTCGTCTCATGGGGCCGTGAGGGAGGTGCTTTAATCAGCAATGAATATGactagagaaaaaaaaaacatatgcaaatgACTCTGTCTCACGCTGACATACTGGAGATCTGAGAGCACAGCCTCCCAGGTCACTCCCcacaagaaagaacaaaaaccaaaaccaaatgtAGGAGCAAACATAACAGAAGCAACACCAACCAACGACTGCTCCTCCTGATGACAGCACCTATGGAAATAACTTCTTCTCTTCTGGATTTTACATGGACTGTAGTAACATGCTAGGAGGAGCTGTTAGAGTAACAATGGTAGGAATAGACGGTGATGTCTAATATGTTACTTCTTCACCACGAGAACTACAGACTGAACAGCCTTGAAGGTAACTGCCTAAACTTGCACTGTCTTTGGCATGATTCCTTTACATGCTATATTTGGGTGTATTGTGTGACATGTTTGATCTAGAGATCCTTTAGAAGTTTTATCTGAACgaacataaacatacattaGATAAAAATAATCCCACACTGTTCATTAAGAATGTGAAATGACTGTTATCTAAAGTAATTCTACGAAAGGTTTTtgactcaaaaaaaaaatccccaacTACAACGGCTGAGAGCAATCAAGTAGCCATGTGCACCTTGCCTTGCTTGTTAGCAGCGTAGGGATGGGGGCATTTTGACAGAAAAGCTTACAACACATCCATGGCacccccacatacacacatatacatacaatataaatacaatattttatttgtatgccAAACTCTCAAGTCTTGCAACTATTTAGAGTGTTGcagtatatatatgtgttgcagtatattatatatatatatatatatatatatatatatatatatatatatatatatatatatatatatatatatatatatatatatatatatatatatatatatatatatatatatatatatatatatatatatatatgtgtgtgaatatatgtgAATACATGTGAACCACATAAGAATTATAAATAGACTAAAAACTGGTACACTTTTCTGGGCTGAAATGTGACTTTATCAATTAGTGCTAACCTACATATTTTACCCTATTTAATATCCCCAGAGGTCTATGACCCTTATGCAAATAACCAATCACTCCTCTctttattgcagttttatttgtggTGGTGCTGTCTGGATATAGTGAAGCTGGGCTACTATGCGCCTGCTTGAAGGGAAAAAGTACAGCTTTCTTTTGTGCCTGGGGATTTTAATCTTTTCAGTCATCTACTTGACGACCAGGATATCACCAAAGCCCAACCTTCTAAAGCCTTCAAGTTGCAGGCACATCTACACTGATTGTAAAGCTTTTCTACCTGACACTGAGGAAGGTGCAGAATTGTACCACAATGATTGCCAGGTATGCTTATTTTCTATGTACCTTTATCTATCTTAAATAGTTTGCAGTGTggaatttgtatttatataacttAACAAGACTACCATTACAAAGCAGTATTAAAGGTTCCACGAAGGCACCTTTTCAGCAGTAAAAAAAGAGGGTCCTGGAGTCATAAAAGGAGTTATGTGAGATAAATtggttgaaaacaaaaataattattccTCACAGGCAAATTCCCATCCTATTTCTAGCATGGAATCCAAAAATAAGAGGTTTTGGGGAGGGTCATGTACCCTGTGTACGCATCCATGGTAACCACGTCCCCTCTGACTTGATGTGTTATGAGATCTACGTGCTTCCTTGGAACAGCAGTGTTCTTTGAAAGATATGGGTACTAAACCGCAGGGTCACAACTGACATTTTAAGACCCAGAGCAAGATAAGGCTCCTACACCAGTTTGGCCAAGTCGTCTTCAGCAGAATGTTTCAGTATGGTTAGTTAAATGCTTTATGATTTATTGTGCCTAGTGCTTGTTTGAGTTCTTAAGTTTTTAAGATTATTTTACACTGCTATAATGTGCATTTAGTCATGAGTGTCAGACACAATGGCAATAACTGACTACAGTATTCCTAgttttttaatgcaaagtgtAACttttcataaatcataaatttatgcacataaacatgctactgaaaaaaaatctgttccCCTGTCAAGATTCAGTTCGTTTACATAAACTTACTTGATCAGTAACTTTCATACAAAGAGTTGGTATTGACCCCTTATTCAGAAAAAGGTTAGAGGCCAGTCATGCATTATACTGTACGATGTTAGTCGACCTGTTGGTGGCAAAGTGGTCACACAAAATACTATGTAGACATTGCTAATATTGTAACCGACTACTGTAACtggaaaaagcattttttttaaaggtataTTCGCATAAACATGCAGAGGCCTTCCATGAGCAAACTACTGTCTTCCAGTTGCACATTTAAATCACTAATGCaagtttattaattttaaaggATAACGTTAATGTTAATatacatgttttctgtctgcaggtggAAAGCTACATAATGAATAGTAGGCTGCAGTGTTCCAATCTGAAGAGAGACCTACATTTCATCACAAGACCTCTAAGCCAGGAGGAAGAGGACTACCCTTTAGCATTTATTGTAACTGTTCATAAAGAGTTTCAACTTTTTGTACGCCTGTTACGGGCCATTTACATGCCACAAAATGTCTATTGCATTCATGTGGATGCCAAGGCTCCATGGGAGTACAGAGCAGCAGTACGGAAGCTAGTCAACTGCCTTCAGAATGTGTTCCTCTCCAGCCACAGCGAGACAGTGACCTATGCTGGGTTTTCCCGCCTGCAAGCAGATTTGAACTGCATGAAGGATCTAGCAAAGTCCAAGATAGGCTGGAAGAAGGTAGTGAATCTGTGTGGACAAGATTTCCCAGTCAAGAGCAACTTAGAACTGGTGCAGTacctgaaaagtaaaaaatggaaagacagaaacatgacacCTGGGGTTAAGCAACCAAAGTCTATGAGGCATAGGACACAGCTACAGCACAGAGAGATCAAGGGGTCACATGTAGCTTTGAATGGACTAAGGAAAGGTCCTCCACCACACAATCTGGAAGTGTATTTTGGAACAGCCTACTATGCTCTCACAAGAGCTTTTGTAGATTTTGTTCTTCAAAGTCCAATAGCTCATGACCTCTTGGAGTGGTCCAAAGACACGTTCAGTCCAGATGAGCACTACTGGGTGACACTCAACCATTTCAAAGGTAAACTGCCTGTTTTGAAAAGGTAAACGGGCATGACGCTCAACTGTTCTGCAACACAAATTTTAGTGTAACACTATTAATTATTAACTTGATTGTATGATTATCATGTTTAAACCAAAGGAGACAtaacacacagaagcacaaacaaTCCAAGGTCAAACAGCCTATttgattggtttgtttttttcacgtTCAAAGATGctgtaaaattataaatatgcCATGTGCAACCTATGTAAAATGTCATTCGTTTGATTGTAATTatcttttttaatgtaattttacaaAATGGCACTCTTATTCATTTGAAGTTATGTATGTAAAGTTAGTGAAGTTGGAGTTAGCTCTCATTTCCTCACATTCAGTTAACTAATGCACTCATGAGTAAGAGCAGTAACATAACTGTTTCGTTTAAATTTTCCAATGGAAACATCTGTGTCTCCCACATAATGTACATGACAGTCCCATATAACGTTaaggaaaatgtaattacatactgatgattcaTTTTGTCTGTACTTTTAATAGGAGCTCCAGGCAGCTACATAGAAGGAGGATGGGAAGGAGACATCCGTGCAATTAAGTGGAGGGATCAAGGAGGAAGAGTGCACGATGGCTGCAAAGGTAAAGTCCAATGTCAGTTAA contains the following coding sequences:
- the gcnt7 gene encoding beta-1,3-galactosyl-O-glycosyl-glycoprotein beta-1,6-N-acetylglucosaminyltransferase 7 yields the protein MRLLEGKKYSFLLCLGILIFSVIYLTTRISPKPNLLKPSSCRHIYTDCKAFLPDTEEGAELYHNDCQVESYIMNSRLQCSNLKRDLHFITRPLSQEEEDYPLAFIVTVHKEFQLFVRLLRAIYMPQNVYCIHVDAKAPWEYRAAVRKLVNCLQNVFLSSHSETVTYAGFSRLQADLNCMKDLAKSKIGWKKVVNLCGQDFPVKSNLELVQYLKSKKWKDRNMTPGVKQPKSMRHRTQLQHREIKGSHVALNGLRKGPPPHNLEVYFGTAYYALTRAFVDFVLQSPIAHDLLEWSKDTFSPDEHYWVTLNHFKGAPGSYIEGGWEGDIRAIKWRDQGGRVHDGCKGHYVRDICVYGIEDLPWIINKNSMFANKFESNTYPEALACLQQWHRNKVLSQATVPIDPSWIQATRSKSSSSSSYFNSSAEA